Proteins found in one Polyodon spathula isolate WHYD16114869_AA chromosome 10, ASM1765450v1, whole genome shotgun sequence genomic segment:
- the LOC121322248 gene encoding cilia- and flagella-associated protein 410-like: MFLIFFQISIFTEIPNIEVLTLSANKISSLEHISQCHNLTELYLRKNSIASISELYYLKPLTRLRVLWLSENPCCGQDSQKFRLTVLRNLSNLQKLDNQTVTEEDLSRALEEGEEITAPPFWESTGNGVPSTDNENDSLSFSMEETNKIGEQLGMKPLTRDKFPSFTTPKERRSTSGKKSNVLNAVLLLLKDLDAESLDVVRKTTENRLHTLQRKEAQLYIQEVFKQ, translated from the exons atgtttttgatttttttccagATATCTATATTCACTGAAATACCAAACATTGAGGTCCTGACACTAAG tgcAAACAAAATCTCTTCACTGGAGCACATCAGCCAGTGTCACAACCTGACAGAGCTGTACCTGAGAAAGAACAGCATCGCCAGTATATCCGAGCTGTACTACCTCAAGCCCCTGACTCGCCTGCGCGTCCTGTGGCTGTCGGAGAACCCCTGCTGTGGTCAGGATTCTCAGAAGTTCAGGCTGACGGTGCTTCGCAACTTGTCGAACCTGCAGAAGCTGGATAACCAAA CGGTCACTGAGGAGGACCTGTCCCGTGCTCTGGAGGAAGGAGAAGAGATCACTGCACCCCCTTTCTGGGAGAGCACAGGCAATGGGGTGCCG TCAACAGACAATGAGAACGACTCGCTCAGCTTCAGCATGGAGGAGACCAA TAAAATCGGTGAGCAGCTGGGGATGAAGCCCTTAACCAGAGATAAATTCCCATCCTTTACCACCCCCAAGGAAAGAAGATCTACTTCGGGTAAAAAG AGTAATGTTTTGAATGCGGTTCTACTGCTGCTAAAGGATCTGGATGCAGAGAGTTTGGATGTGGTTCGCAAGACAACAGAGAACAGATTGCACACTCTGCAGAGGAAGGAGGCTCAGCTTTATATACAAGAGGTCTTCAAGCAGTAA